In Hyperolius riggenbachi isolate aHypRig1 chromosome 10, aHypRig1.pri, whole genome shotgun sequence, a genomic segment contains:
- the LOC137535128 gene encoding zinc finger protein 3-like isoform X2, producing MDSRTRSKKYTFLRLTAEKEWQHIEGHKDLCKDAMMVNQLPLTPPDGSSNRSPPESWAGPLYTQDCPQEDLTILNYYQREERIDAKLEVNEEEEETYVRSDQQSMEEGDMMGTIKEEGEETYVRSDQQSMEEGDVMRTNKEEEEETYVRSDQHSMEEGNMMMTIKEEEETYVRSDQQSIEEGDMMRTIKEEEEETDVKSDQQCMEKRDMMTNIKAEKSFVDICTGGDNTGNRSEGHLLVPPPCNVEDNGVTQIPPGISTIPSNHQEASGGSQPVTTNVPPGVHTAGRANDWGHSRESSSTADTATGEGNKKHSCLVCDKCFTSFLDLVKHQRSHKELRPFSCSECGKMFPYNSQLQKHQRTHTGECPYSCSECGKKFSSSANLKLHQRTHTGERPYSCSECGKNFISNSHLQSHQRTHTGVRPYSCSECGKSFTEHTSLRRHQRTHTGERPYSCSTCGKKFTDSSSFQKHQRIHTGERPYSCSECRKKFTQPSHLQNHLRIHTGERPYSCSECGKQFIDPSSLRKHKRTNTGEHPYSC from the exons GAGTGGCAGCatatagaaggacacaaggacctctgCAAGGACGCCATGATGGTGAATCAGCTGCCTCTCACaccaccgg atggatccagtaacagaagcCCACCAGAGAGCTGGGCAGGTCCTCTTTATACCCAAgattgtccacaggaagatcTCACCATCCTCAactattatcag CGTGAAGAGCGGATTGATGCAAAACTTGAGGTTaacgaggaagaagaagagacgtatgtgaggagtgatcagcagtctatggaggagggtgacatgatggggacaattaaagaggaaggagaagagacgtatgtgaggagtgatcagcagtctatggaggagggtgacgtgATGAGAActaataaagaggaagaagaagagacatatgtgaggagtgatcagcactctatggaggagggtaacATGATgatgacaattaaagaggaagaagagacatatgtgaggagtgatcagcagtctatagaggagggtgacatgatgaggacaattaaagaggaagaagaagagacggatgtgaagagtgatcagcagtgtatggagaagaGAGACATGATGACAAATATCAAAGCAGAAAAATCATTTGTAGATATTTGCACAG gtggagacaatactgGGAACAGGTCAGAGGGACACCTTCTTGTACCTCCTCCTTGTAATGTAGAAGATAATGGCGTCACACAGATTCCTCCAGGAATTTCCACCATTCCCTCCAATCATCAGGAAGCTTCTGGAGGGTCACAACCTGTTACCACAAATGTCCCTCCAGGTGTGCACACTGCTGGCAGAGCAAATGATTGGGGTCATTCTCGGGAATCTTCCAGTACGGCAGATACTGCAACAGGGGAAGGCAACAAGAAACATTCATGTCTGGTTTGTGATAAATGTTTTACATCTTTTCTGGACCTTGTTAAGCACCAAAGAAGTCACAAAGAGCtgcggcctttttcatgttcagagtgtggaaaaaTGTTTCCTTATAATTCACAACTTCAGAAGCATCAAagaacacacacaggagagtgtccttattcatgttcagagtgtgggaaaaagttCAGTAGTAGCGCAAACCTTAAGTTGCACCAgagaacacacacaggagagcgtccttattcatgttcagagtgtggtaaAAATTTCATTTCTAATTCACATCTTCAAAGTCACCAGAGAACACACACAGGGGTGCGTccctattcatgttcagagtgtgggaagtcaTTTACTGAGCATACAAGCCTTCGGCGACACCAaagaactcacacaggagaacgtccttattcatgttcaaCCTGTGGGAAAAAGTTTACTGATTCATCAAGCTTTCAAAAGCACCAGAGAATACACACGGGAGAGCGTccctattcatgttcagagtgtcggAAAAAGTTTACTCAACCCTCACACCTTCAAAATCACCtgagaattcacacaggagagcgtccttattcatgctcagagtgtgggaaacagtTTATTGATCCGTCAAGCCTTCGTAAGCACAAGAGAACTAACACAGGAGAGCATCCTTATTCATGTTAA
- the LOC137535128 gene encoding zinc finger protein 3-like isoform X1, which yields MDSRTRSKKYTFLRLTAEKEWQHIEGHKDLCKDAMMVNQLPLTPPDGSSNRSPPESWAGPLYTQDCPQEDLTILNYYQREERIDAKLEVNEEEEETYVRSDQQSMEEGDMMGTIKEEGEETYVRSDQQSMEEGDVMRTNKEEEEETYVRSDQHSMEEGNMMMTIKEEEETYVRSDQQSIEEGDMMRTIKEEEEETDVKSDQQCMEKRDMMTNIKAEKSFVDICTAGGDNTGNRSEGHLLVPPPCNVEDNGVTQIPPGISTIPSNHQEASGGSQPVTTNVPPGVHTAGRANDWGHSRESSSTADTATGEGNKKHSCLVCDKCFTSFLDLVKHQRSHKELRPFSCSECGKMFPYNSQLQKHQRTHTGECPYSCSECGKKFSSSANLKLHQRTHTGERPYSCSECGKNFISNSHLQSHQRTHTGVRPYSCSECGKSFTEHTSLRRHQRTHTGERPYSCSTCGKKFTDSSSFQKHQRIHTGERPYSCSECRKKFTQPSHLQNHLRIHTGERPYSCSECGKQFIDPSSLRKHKRTNTGEHPYSC from the exons GAGTGGCAGCatatagaaggacacaaggacctctgCAAGGACGCCATGATGGTGAATCAGCTGCCTCTCACaccaccgg atggatccagtaacagaagcCCACCAGAGAGCTGGGCAGGTCCTCTTTATACCCAAgattgtccacaggaagatcTCACCATCCTCAactattatcag CGTGAAGAGCGGATTGATGCAAAACTTGAGGTTaacgaggaagaagaagagacgtatgtgaggagtgatcagcagtctatggaggagggtgacatgatggggacaattaaagaggaaggagaagagacgtatgtgaggagtgatcagcagtctatggaggagggtgacgtgATGAGAActaataaagaggaagaagaagagacatatgtgaggagtgatcagcactctatggaggagggtaacATGATgatgacaattaaagaggaagaagagacatatgtgaggagtgatcagcagtctatagaggagggtgacatgatgaggacaattaaagaggaagaagaagagacggatgtgaagagtgatcagcagtgtatggagaagaGAGACATGATGACAAATATCAAAGCAGAAAAATCATTTGTAGATATTTGCACAG caggtggagacaatactgGGAACAGGTCAGAGGGACACCTTCTTGTACCTCCTCCTTGTAATGTAGAAGATAATGGCGTCACACAGATTCCTCCAGGAATTTCCACCATTCCCTCCAATCATCAGGAAGCTTCTGGAGGGTCACAACCTGTTACCACAAATGTCCCTCCAGGTGTGCACACTGCTGGCAGAGCAAATGATTGGGGTCATTCTCGGGAATCTTCCAGTACGGCAGATACTGCAACAGGGGAAGGCAACAAGAAACATTCATGTCTGGTTTGTGATAAATGTTTTACATCTTTTCTGGACCTTGTTAAGCACCAAAGAAGTCACAAAGAGCtgcggcctttttcatgttcagagtgtggaaaaaTGTTTCCTTATAATTCACAACTTCAGAAGCATCAAagaacacacacaggagagtgtccttattcatgttcagagtgtgggaaaaagttCAGTAGTAGCGCAAACCTTAAGTTGCACCAgagaacacacacaggagagcgtccttattcatgttcagagtgtggtaaAAATTTCATTTCTAATTCACATCTTCAAAGTCACCAGAGAACACACACAGGGGTGCGTccctattcatgttcagagtgtgggaagtcaTTTACTGAGCATACAAGCCTTCGGCGACACCAaagaactcacacaggagaacgtccttattcatgttcaaCCTGTGGGAAAAAGTTTACTGATTCATCAAGCTTTCAAAAGCACCAGAGAATACACACGGGAGAGCGTccctattcatgttcagagtgtcggAAAAAGTTTACTCAACCCTCACACCTTCAAAATCACCtgagaattcacacaggagagcgtccttattcatgctcagagtgtgggaaacagtTTATTGATCCGTCAAGCCTTCGTAAGCACAAGAGAACTAACACAGGAGAGCATCCTTATTCATGTTAA